From the Trifolium pratense cultivar HEN17-A07 linkage group LG4, ARS_RC_1.1, whole genome shotgun sequence genome, the window ATGTTTCTAGGTAGTCAATTTGatcctcaaatatgttttttggttagtcaatttagtccataaaataACTAACAAAAGAGACACAAGGGATGTATTTGCAATTTTAATACATTCTAGGACCAATATGACAGCGAGTTACACTTTCAGATACTGGTAGTTTGCCCATAGAAAAACTTTAATTGAGAGAAGAAAATTCACCTTGtacattttaaatatatttaaataaaaaatattagaaatatGATGCAAGGATACTAATGTCATTTTACTCAAATCAACCTCTTCTCCCTTGTTTTCTTCTCATTTTGGAGGAAAGGGATATATATGTGGGATTCACAAGAATATATTTTTcctctctaatttttttaaccTCCAACAAAACAAGTAAAGATTCccttttttttccctctttcCCTTCTTCACCTTTCTTTCCTCTATCATTCCCTTTTCCAAACAAAGCATTAAAGTCTTATACCACTATACCTTCACGGGATAACTTAGACAATTGAAACTGTTTGGGCCGAGCTTTCATATTAATACTTCCTCATTTGTTTGccaagaaaaaaatgataacaGAGGAATGCTTACATGGTCACAAAGATTTGTTCCATCTATTTGGTCACACACATGTTTATAAAAGATAGAAAGagaatataattaaataatgtatatttttgaaataattaattgatatatatttttatgtgagtGTGACCAAATCCTGGATTCGGTTTCATTTTTCCATTATTCATAATTTGGCATCACTATCAAACAACAACACTAGCAAGGAAATATATGGTGATTTTTTTGTCTCAATGGAACCACTTATTTGTTTTTCCAGCAAACAATGGCCCACTTTTTAGTTTGCTTTGTTATGATTCCTGTCACTATTCTAATGTTAATCTATCTCGTGAACACAAACAGAATGTATTCACATGACACAACTATTACCAAATGACACTATTGCAActaaaataatgtaaataattATTCCAATAACATCATACACACCACTATAAATTAACTCATTGAGCCAAAAGAACATTGAGTAAACCAGACACAGTTAGCTAAGTACCTGGTTAATTAAGTTGGAGAGTATGGCACATTCTAGTCGCAAAGTTTTCGTGCAGTTGATGGTAGCAGCACTGCTCTTTGCCATGTTGAGTGGCTCTCTAGCTTTTATAATATGTAAAGTAGACACAGATAAGCTAAAAAATTCATGTCAAAAGTTCGCTACCGGTGATAACCCACCATCCCCAGATCAAAGTTGCTGTAATGTTTTGCGCCGTGCTAATCTTCCTTGTCTCTGCAGTTACAAGTCTGCCCTACCATCACTTGGAATCAACGCCGCAAAAGCTTTGGCCTTACCCGGTCAATGTGGTCTGAAAACACCTTCCAAATGTTAAGGTATCACCTTGAGCATGAATGTATAACTATATATGCTTATATTTGACAAGGAAAAATATTCATGAATCCTgattaatcttttctttttgcaGTGAGGTGAAGGTCTCCTAAATAAAAAGCAATTCTTCATGTGTTTTGCTAACACTAGAGAAGGTTTAAGCAGCATTTGATGCCccctaaataaaaaatgtagttTATTTTGATCAGTGTTTTGTCCATATGTTTGCAAGCAGATATGTAGTGTGTCAGTATCAGTGTCTCATGTTGCAGATGTTGCAAAGGTATTTGATGTACAAGAATACATGTCTCAAGAATATCAAGACATACATCATTCCTTCTCACTGCAACCTGTAATAATCTATTTAATAAAATGTTTGTTCCATACGTCTTTCGATTCTTAATTCAATGTTGTATAGTAGATTGTATGAAATGTGTTCCCCCAAGAAGCAACAACTAGCTATGATTAAAACCGATAATCCACAATAAGAAATTTGGCGCTTCCACTTGCTTTGCTCACGAAGCAAACCCAATAAAAAATACCAGTGACAGTGATCCCGTACAGTATCAAAGTGCAAAATTTCCATAATATGCATAAACTCAATCTATTGCTGCAAGCCAGCCATAAAAAATCTTGACAAAGAAAATATGCTCTTCCATCCAGCTtttttcaaagttcaaaatCCCATGCGCTATTCAAAAGTAAGCTGGTCGCTAACTCAATTATATGTGCATCTAACACAGTGGCACTGGCATCAAATGCTCATGGAAGCTATGACGCAAACAGGTTTTCATGCTTGAAGCATGTCAGCTTCCTTAGCCCAAATGTTCAATAATGAGATGATAAACGGCTTATGAGAGGACCAAACTTAAGAAATTAAGCTTATTGCCACCCAGGTAACCTTACAGAAATTTCCTGTGACCCATCCAATGATTATGCTTGACAGAAAGGGAGTTTTAGCTCAAAGCAGACTCCAACCAGCTTTCTTTCCCCTCAAACACCTATCTTCCATTGTCTTTCTCACATTTTCTGCTTCTTCCCACCTTCCAATAGAGTTATACATATTGGCCATCATTATATAGTATCCATCATTTTCTGGTTCAGAATCAATAGCATGATTGGCAATTCTAATTCCCATTTCAATTTGATTGTGAGTTTTACAAGCACTTAATAGCGCTCCCCATACACCACCGTCAGGAGCAATGGGCATGGATAATACCAGTTCCTCTGCTTCTTCTAGATTACATGACCTTCCCAAAAGATCTACCATACAAGTGTAGTGCTTTAAATTCGGTTTCACGGAATAACTTTGCATTTTAGCGAACAAGTTTTTCCCTTCTTCAACAAGTCCCGCATGGGCACACGCTGAGAGAAGAGCGAGGAAAGTAATTTCATTTGGCCTAGCATTTGATTCCTCCATAAGTTTGAATATCTCCACCGCAGATTCTGCATATCCATTCATTCCATAGCCCGAGATCATTGCATTCCAGCAAATTACATCCTTTTCCATCATTGAGTCAAATACCTTTCTTGATTTTTCTAGTTGCCCACACTTGGCATACATATCAACCAAAGCTGTGCCAAGAGGCAAATTAAGCTTAAAACCATTTTCATTAATGTAGTGGTGAACTCTTTCTCCTTTCTCTAGAGATGCAAGGTGAGAACAGGCTGAAAGCACTACCACCAATGTGACTGTATTAGGATTCTTGTCTTCcataatcattttattaaacaaaCTTATGGCCTCTTCATGATGCTTGACATGCATATGAGCAGAAATTAGAGTGTTCCACAAGGTAACATCCCTCTCAGACCTGTTAAATAATCTCCAGGCAACATTCATCTTATCACATTTTCCATACATATCTATGAGTGAATTGGTGACCGAGATAGTCTCATCCACAAAACCTTTAATTACATTGCAATGAATTGACCTTCCCAAGTTGATTTCTCGTAACTGGCCACACGAAGCAATTGCAGAAACTACGCCAACTGATTCAGAATGAATACCTAAATATTGCATCTCCCTGAAGAGCTCAATACATTTAAAGTTCTTGCCTATTCTACCATAGCCAACAACCATAAAGTTCCAGCACTCTATGCTTCCTTGACACGGGTTGAAAAGCCTCTCTGCAAAACTTAACATTCCAAATTTGCAGTACATAAACAACAATGAATTATCAACCATCTCATCAGGCACATAATGTCTCCTAATGATTAATCCATGAAAGGATTTCCCTCCAATCACATCCATGGAATTACCAAAACCCGAAAGAATACAACCAATAACAATTCCATCCGGGCACACTTGATTTTCCTGCATTTCCCAAAAGAATCTCACACAATCACTCATCATCCCAAACCTAGCATAAACACCAATAATCGATGTCCAAGACAAAAGATCTTTGTCAATCACTTCGCAAAAAGATCGATAAGCTTCTTCGGGCACCCCACACTTACAATACATAGACAAAATCGAAGATTGTATAACAAGCGAAAAACCAATCCCATTTTTCACAACCAACCCATGCAAACACCTGCCACTAAACAAATCACCCAAATCCCCACAAGCAAGAAACCCACCCTCAAACGTTCTAGCATTAGGCCTCTGAGCATCATCGCCAACCCCATACATCTCACTAATACACTTCAAACCTTTCTGACTCTTCCCATTCTGCACATACCCAATAACAAGCGCAGTCCAAGCAACAACATCTCTAACAGGAATTTCATCAAACACCTTAACTGCATTCTTCATTTCACCACACCTTGAGTACAACGACACAAACGATGACCCAACAGCTGAACTAGACCCAAAAAAACCAACTTTATAAGCTAATCCATGAAGGGTCATCCCAGAAGGAAGAAACAACAAATGGGCATAAGAAGAAGCAATCATAGGAAAAGTGAAATTGTTCGGCAAAACATTGGAAGAACGCATAAGGGAGTAAAAAGAGAGAAGTTGAGGGAAAAGAGAGCGAGAGAAAAGGGTTTTGAGGAAAGAGTTCCATAGGAAAGTGTCTTTGAATGGAAGAGAGTGGAAGAGTGTGGAAGATGAAGATGGGTGGTTGAGATTGTCGTAGAGAGAGATGAGTTTGGCGGCGATGAAAGGGTTGGTGGAGTTTCCGGTGGTGACTGTGACGGCGTGGAATTGAAGAAGGGATTGAAGTGTTGTGATGTGCTTTGAGAGAGAGATGAGTTCGCCATGGTTGAGTTTCAGCACAGAAATGCGCATCACCATTCCCTCTTACGTTCACTCGCACTTCACTGTATGCGCGCAATtgtagaaaataattttttgaattttgtggGATTTAAACAAgagttttaattttgttaaaaaaaataattaatgttgaTGCCCATAAATCACGGATCAAACCCTCTTATTTAAGTTAGAAAAGGTTTGTGTCGTTTCATCTAAAAGTTCTTTGAGTATATTTTTTCGATTTTGATTAGTAGTAGGAATGTctagtttaataaaaaatattaatttaaagaatttcaaatttgacattattatcaataatattattattttttttattaatcaacaatattttttttcataaaaaaaattagagtgaGAGAATAATGTCTCGTGTAAGATAGAATAGACCTTAAAACTCTGGTAGAATATGAATCTAAGACTTATCTTTTTATTACTATATCATACtcaatgaataatattttttgtgaaTGTACATTAATGAGTATATTTTGATTGTTCGCTTATTTACTTGTTTCTTATTATTATATAGATAGATTTACTAATCGAAGAGCATATTTGCTATTCAAATTTCTTACATTGTATCAACCTCATTAGAGGTTCCTTATGTCAATGTGGTGTTGATCCAAGATATAAAGAAATTGttttctaaaaataatgttttcCTTTGTCACACTCTTAGAGAGGGAAATCAATGCATGTATTTCTTTGCAAAACTTGGAGCTTCCTATGATGTTGATATATCTATTCATGTTTCTTTTTCGGAAGACATCTAAAAAATGATACGACTGAAACTTTCTTCCTTAGAGAATAGTCCTCTTTGTGTTTCTTTTACctctcttcttttctttatttagctttgcaacaaaaaaaatataagtttaatTATAGTTTTAGTCCCCTTATTTTCACTCATTCACTAAATTGATcctcatattttaaaatcattcAGTTTTGGTCCCTCTATCGGATTTGTATacttaaaaattgtgatttaatatatttgttttgcttttcaccctctggttcctagagGAATGAGctcctagtagtccagagtttggagcgagttctgacatcaagtgattccagttccctcccaaatgcagttgcgggggatcgaacctggtccttcctaccaagttcagcgccaatcaccgctgaatcaactaacatttggtgtgatttaatatattttaaatgaaatgaCATATGATCTAATGATATGTAGATTCATCCGaatgtattaattatttttatttcattaattaaatttcaaaaatgaataatttttgaaattaaaatcaaagtttTATTGagttttattataatttcataaCTTTTGATCATTTATTATCATCAAGTTATATGTCgcatcatttaaaatatgtagATCACcatttttaaacaattttttattgtgtaaaaaaaaagttattttatggATAAACCAAAACATGTTAACAGCACCTTTATATAAAAGGATGAAACTAAGAAGACCAAACGTGTAATTAATAATAGACAGAACTGAATAGAACTCACATTCATCTctatttttgttcttattttgaTTAGTTGGTGCAACTAACTTTGCCAAACACTAATATTCATTGGGAATTAAATGATCAGTTTAGTGTGCTCTATCATCTCAACCAACTTTTTTTCTCCATCCATAGTGTTTAAAGTTAAATTCGAAGGATTCTAAGTATATATCCACCAAGGCCAacaaattttaatgtatttaaaaaatattaaaaattaaaatgcatgtTAATTAAATTCTAATTTTCGAATGTGATTACTGATTATTAAACAAGTTAAAGTAGTTTAATACAGGGAAGGAAACATCGACCAATTATCATGAATATGTCATTCTTTGGTGTGAATGAgtctttttttggtcaaataagTGTGAATAAACCTACTATTCAaccaattgtaaaataaaaaccaacTATTCACCTTGGTACTTAGGTCTTATGCCTTATTATCCAATCCATTGCAGCCCTACaaggtttttcaaaattatttctaTTACTTCTGTGATATTCTATATAATGAAATTAAACggttgattttataaaaaaaaaaacttaaattccataaaaaccaattataaaatattcataataatcaattatcaatatatatgtATAGGAATTCAATTGGACGTAAGGCCAAACAAAAAAGTTACAACGAAATTAAACAGAAACGAGAAACACCGCTACAATCATCAACTAAAGTTTAAGGCTTTAACTAACCCTTGACCGAGGGAGATCAAAGAAGATTATATGTATGTCACCTTTGCAACCAAACTTAAAAAGATTATCCACACACTTATTCACTTTTCTATATACATGAACTAGTCGAACCTCCCAATTCAACGTTATCAATACTTTAAATTTTCCTCAACAAGTTTCACCAGTAGCAGTGCCAATGAGTCCATTTGTATTTTCACCTTCATAATTTGCCACCTTATTGCTTCGTACAATCCTTCATAGATCTCTCATAGTTCCGGTATATAGGCCGTGTGGTATTACCAAAGACCTTTGCAAATCCCTCAATTCAACAAGCGTGGACGTCTCAAAGAAGACCATCATCATACCTTGTCATTTTAGCCTCTTATTATATTGCACTATTTGTGTTAAGCGTAACCCAACCTTCTGATGCTACTTCCCAACACACattaataacttttttgtttgtttttattgatatttGTTTAAGGGATAATTAGCATTCAACACAATAttagaattttgaattttgaattcaaCCTTATAAAATCAACTTTTAAGTGATAATCACACTCACTTGTAAACTATTTTTAAACTTTCTATCATTCAAAACTTAACCTCTTAACATTaactattaattaattggagtaaaaaaaatatcaaattaattaatttgttttgtttaatctTTCAACATTCGGTAAAAGTTTTTGGTCCCCTTAAATATATTGTTAAGAGTTCGATTTCTAGCTTATACGTATGGAAAAAATTTCGGTTGGAAGTAGAGAACTCATCTTGTGTGTCCCACAAGTTCCCGATGAAGATTAATCATCGCTAATAATGAtagaaacttcgtaccaatatcacgataactaaaaataaattaaaaaatctttcaaaattattttggaccaatttttatttttggtggaaaataacactttttagcgCGGTTCAATCTTAAAGACCGCATTCAAACTCAACAAAGAACACGCAAATACAACTGTGATTCACAATCATCATTGCATGTTTTcttcctttaatttttttgtttctattttcttaTACAAACAAAAATGGTAATTAAATTCAAATAGGTTTTCTTCCTCAATAGGAAACTCACCACTTTTAACGTAAACGAGTTCCTTTTTGCCATTTGTGAACACCACCAATCATCATCCAACACGTGTATATATCATTGTACAATGTTTCACTCTCTCTGTCTTTAAGGTTGTTTGTTGAGTTCAGTTCAACACTCTTCATCGTATACTAAATTTCTAAGGTTGCTAGAATGTGGAAACCACGCGCTTTCTctctgcttcttcttcttcttcttcagttgTTACTGCTAGCTTCTGTTTCTGCTGCTAAAAGGAGTAAGAGATCTCAATGGAACACACTCACAGGTATGAAtcaatatgatttatttatttatttattttatgtgtttGGGTTTATACTAATTTCAGCTTATTTAAAagcgattttattttatttcccaGCTCCCACAATGAATGGCTTAATAGACTCTTTTGCTCAATGTTGATTCATCAACCTCTTCATGCATGGCTAAATCAACTTATTGTATGTTTGGTAACATGGTGGATACGCCAGAATTACGGCGATCCATCATGATTTTCCAAAAACTGTAGTTTGTAGTTTCCGTAAAATCATGGTCACCGTGATTTTGGCATACTGAATCATATACTCAGTGTGGCTATGCCAAAATCACGGTGATTTTGACATATCCACTGTGATACCACTGTGATACCAAAGATACACTTACTCAAACTAACTTAATTTAGATAAGTTTCTTCAATTGTaggattttatattttaaaatatcttgTAATAGTTATGAGTTTTTGATTAAGAACAATATTTTAGGGtatgtttgataaaattttgtaaaaaaaatcacttttttaagaGTTTTCATTACATTTTATACAGTTTaaagaagaacaaaaaaaattagaattttaacaaaaatctaaaaaagcTTAAAATTGGAAGTTGTTTTAAATAGTTTCTCTTTGAAAGTCATTTTGGATAGATGATAGTACTTTTTAACAGAAAGTGATTTTCATTGCTGTAATAAAACACAATAACTTTggattttcttaaaaatcacTAAACCATTGATTGTAAActtaaaatcacttttttttattgatcaGTAACAAATATGTCCTTAGTTTTTGTATCTGAAGGTATTTCAGAAGTTCAATTTCAAGTTCCTAAGGAGTATGGACTTATTTAAATTGAGACATTCTGTTAGTTAGAAGATTTTAAGAAAAAAGATTACATATATTAATAAGCAATAATCCAAGCACTTAGAATACTACTACGCTAGGATTACGCAGAATACCgcagaaaagaaaaacataataaaGTTAGAAGCTTATCTAAGCTAGACCTGAATGTAATTCTTGATATTATCTAAGTCTTGATGCAAGTTTCAATTTTGGAACAAGAGGAGCTTCCTTCACTCTTTGCTAGGTGCCTTGTGACATACTTTTTGCGAATGTTTTGCAGGAAGTCCACCATTGGTCATAGCACATGGTGGATTTTCAGGTCTATTTCCCGATTCCAGTGAGGATGCCTATACATTGGCCGCAGAAACGAGTGTAGCAGATGTCGCACTATGGTGTGATGTCCAATTGACGAAAGATGGAATTGGGATTTGCTTTCCAAATATCAACCTTGAAAACTCTTCTGACATTGCAAGTATTTTCCCAAATCAAAGTGTGAGTTACTTAGTTAATGGTGTACCTACCAGCGGCTATTTTTCTGTGGATTACACCTCAAAGGACTTATCCACCGTCACTTGTAAGTTTATAATTCGGGTtaaagatgttttttttattgtagtAGATTCTCATTATTTTGTGGACTGGTTGATTCTTTTGTAAgtcatatatttgtttttttatgattaaaggTCTTTTTTCTGTTTGGCTTACTAGTAGTGAgttttcaaatttctttttatggTTTCTgaccttttttttgttactgAACAGTATCTCAGGGAGTATACTCTCGGTCACCCCTCTTCCATGGCACTGCTTATGTAATTCATACTGTCGAAGATGTACCCAAAATCGTGGCCCCACAAACACCTGGTTTGTGGTTGAATATTCAGGTAAATTGTTATGTATAATCCATTCTCATGATTTAGTTTCCTTGCTTGTTCTAAAACTAATTTCTCCTTTCTGTGATATTTTGCAGCATGATGCTTTCTACACGCAACA encodes:
- the LOC123921485 gene encoding pentatricopeptide repeat-containing protein At4g39952, mitochondrial, producing the protein MVMRISVLKLNHGELISLSKHITTLQSLLQFHAVTVTTGNSTNPFIAAKLISLYDNLNHPSSSSTLFHSLPFKDTFLWNSFLKTLFSRSLFPQLLSFYSLMRSSNVLPNNFTFPMIASSYAHLLFLPSGMTLHGLAYKVGFFGSSSAVGSSFVSLYSRCGEMKNAVKVFDEIPVRDVVAWTALVIGYVQNGKSQKGLKCISEMYGVGDDAQRPNARTFEGGFLACGDLGDLFSGRCLHGLVVKNGIGFSLVIQSSILSMYCKCGVPEEAYRSFCEVIDKDLLSWTSIIGVYARFGMMSDCVRFFWEMQENQVCPDGIVIGCILSGFGNSMDVIGGKSFHGLIIRRHYVPDEMVDNSLLFMYCKFGMLSFAERLFNPCQGSIECWNFMVVGYGRIGKNFKCIELFREMQYLGIHSESVGVVSAIASCGQLREINLGRSIHCNVIKGFVDETISVTNSLIDMYGKCDKMNVAWRLFNRSERDVTLWNTLISAHMHVKHHEEAISLFNKMIMEDKNPNTVTLVVVLSACSHLASLEKGERVHHYINENGFKLNLPLGTALVDMYAKCGQLEKSRKVFDSMMEKDVICWNAMISGYGMNGYAESAVEIFKLMEESNARPNEITFLALLSACAHAGLVEEGKNLFAKMQSYSVKPNLKHYTCMVDLLGRSCNLEEAEELVLSMPIAPDGGVWGALLSACKTHNQIEMGIRIANHAIDSEPENDGYYIMMANMYNSIGRWEEAENVRKTMEDRCLRGKKAGWSLL